Proteins encoded together in one Deltaproteobacteria bacterium window:
- a CDS encoding redoxin domain-containing protein — translation MSRLRYRVPLYAFTVMLTLFLSTVPGTGSAFRNVKEGSPAIPFTLKDSGGKEIAFTPGSGKITVVSFVKLAQDRSRDQIKDLVELSKELSPKGVEFIVVSAYTDTPD, via the coding sequence TGTACGCATTCACGGTGATGTTGACGCTGTTCCTCTCGACGGTTCCGGGCACGGGATCGGCGTTCCGGAACGTCAAGGAAGGCTCCCCGGCGATTCCGTTCACCCTGAAGGATTCCGGGGGCAAGGAAATCGCTTTCACGCCCGGCTCGGGAAAAATCACCGTGGTGTCGTTCGTTAAACTGGCGCAGGACCGTTCGCGCGACCAGATAAAGGATCTTGTCGAACTGTCGAAGGAGCTGTCTCCGAAGGGGGTGGAATTCATCGTCGTCTCGGCCTATACGGACACCCCCGATGA